The Setaria italica strain Yugu1 chromosome IX, Setaria_italica_v2.0, whole genome shotgun sequence genome has a window encoding:
- the LOC101773242 gene encoding uncharacterized protein LOC101773242 — protein sequence MGGSLVSMLRWPPDLGLPSLAALLPSPPAHLRLRVQEWWQWQWWSPEQLGAAAARRWPELVRDVPLLVDSALWGVVTAVESVALVSMMCCFFLCCGCTL from the coding sequence ATGGGGGGAAGCCTGGTGTCCATGCTCCGGTGGCCGCCGGACCTGGGCCTGCCCAGCCTGGCCGCGCTGctcccctcgccgcccgcgcacCTCCGGCTCCGGGTCCAGGAgtggtggcagtggcagtggtggaGCCCCGAGCAGctcggagcggcggcggcgcggcggtggccagAGCTGGTGCGGGACGTGCCGCTCCTGGTGGACTCCGCGCTCTGGGGCGTCGTCACGGCCGTCGAGTCCGTCGCGCTCGTCTCCATGATGTGCTGCTT